In Quercus robur chromosome 11, dhQueRobu3.1, whole genome shotgun sequence, the following proteins share a genomic window:
- the LOC126705082 gene encoding uncharacterized protein LOC126705082: MAAIRTICQSTRWYHRFCFRHVASNFNQQIGNKNLKAMVMWAGMENQLRKYQITRDRITQLSADGEKYLREMPVEKWTLAYDGGHRYGAMTTNLSESFNGILKSARNLPITALVELTYYRCVAYFADRYTKACAEVTAGERITAYAKNKFNKWEKKAPKHSVTVFSHEDGLFEVRTPINPNSAYRGNHRHEVNLRQNTCSCQKWQVYKIPCSHVIAVCKYQGISAMRYIDCCYHLEEQVACYAPRFRIVRDSVHWNEPNFPILYPNVKLRREKGRPRTTRLRNEMDEGAEHQPRPLCSLCRQEGHNRRTCPTRTVAGSTSG, translated from the coding sequence ATGGCAGCGATACGAACTATATGTCAATCAACACGTTGGTATCATCGTTTTTGCTTTCGCCATGTGGCTAGCAATTTCAATCaacaaattgggaataaaaactTGAAGGCTATGGTAATGTGGGCAGGCATGGAGAATCAGTTACGAAAGTATCAAATCACCAGGGATAGAATTACTCAATTAAGTGCAGATGGTGAGAAGTATTTAAGGGAAATGCCGGTGGAAAAGTGGACGTTAGCATACGATGGTGGACATCGTTATGGGGCAATGACCACAAACTTGTCTGAAAGCTTCAATGGAATTCTAAAGAGTGCTAGAAATCTGCCCATAACTGCATTAGTTGAACTTACATACTATCGTTGTGTCGCCTACTTTGCCGATCGGTATACTAAGGCATGTGCAGAGGTTACTGCCGGTGAACGCATTACAGCCTATGCAAagaataaattcaataaatgggaaaaaaaggcACCAAAGCATTCAGTTACCGTGTTCAGTCATGAAGATGGTCTGTTTGAAGTCAGAACACCAATAAACCCTAACTCTGCATATAGGGGTAATCATCGTCATGAGGTAAATTTGAGGCAGAACACTTGTAGTTGTCAAAAATGGCAGGTTTATAAGATTCCGTGCTCACATGTCATTGCCGTGTGTAAATATCAAGGCATCTCTGCAATGCGATATATCGACTGTTGCTACCATTTGGAAGAACAAGTTGCTTGTTATGCACCTAGATTTCGCATAGTTCGGGACAGTGTACATTGGAATGAGCCTAATTTCCCGATCTTGTATCCTAATGTCAAGTTGCGCCGTGAAAAAGGTCGACCAAGAACAACTCGGCTTCGAAATGAAATGGACGAAGGGGCAGAGCATCAACCAAGGCCATTGTGTAGTCTTTGTAGGCAAGAAGGCCATAATAGAAGAACATGCCCCACTCGAACTGTGGCTGGCTCCACTAGTGGCTAA